Proteins from a genomic interval of Geoanaerobacter pelophilus:
- a CDS encoding dTMP kinase, protein MKFYSEGIPGVDPQELTGRLIVIEGADGSGRSTQIDILRDYLENKGHATVNMGLRRSTLVSEELNQAKQGNVLGEITRSLFYATDFADQLENRIIPALKAGFIVLADRYIYTLMARDITRGADREWVRSLYGIALIPDLVVYLKVSPAQLVERNLCKNSTLDYWESGMDLGLSRDSFDSFIRYQKLIQKEFALLQKQYGFITINGNLSSRAVAKEICSKVTEVLGD, encoded by the coding sequence ATGAAGTTTTATTCAGAAGGCATTCCAGGAGTTGACCCTCAGGAGTTGACCGGACGCTTGATCGTCATCGAAGGGGCAGATGGCTCCGGTCGCTCGACCCAGATCGACATATTGCGTGATTACCTTGAAAACAAGGGACATGCCACCGTAAACATGGGATTGCGGCGATCTACATTGGTATCCGAGGAGCTTAATCAGGCAAAGCAGGGAAACGTTCTCGGCGAGATTACCAGAAGCCTTTTTTACGCCACCGATTTCGCTGACCAGCTCGAAAACCGCATCATACCGGCGTTGAAAGCAGGCTTTATTGTCCTGGCCGATCGCTATATCTACACCCTTATGGCCAGGGATATCACTCGCGGCGCAGATCGCGAATGGGTCCGGTCCCTCTACGGCATCGCTCTGATTCCGGACCTGGTCGTCTACCTGAAGGTCAGTCCTGCGCAACTGGTGGAAAGAAACCTCTGCAAAAATTCGACCCTGGACTATTGGGAGTCAGGCATGGATCTGGGGCTCTCACGGGACAGTTTCGACAGCTTCATCCGTTACCAGAAGCTCATCCAGAAGGAGTTCGCACTCCTCCAAAAACAGTATGGATTCATAACCATTAACGGCAATCTTTCGTCGCGTGCTGTTGCCAAAGAGATATGCAGCAAAGTTACGGAAGTCCTCGGAGATTAA
- a CDS encoding Ppx/GppA phosphatase family protein: MNINRLAAIDIGTNSIRSIVVEVKPNGDFRILDDEKVAVRLGEGLNEHGLIIPAAMDRAIDALVRLKKIIDGYGVHAIEAVATSAVRKAANGHDFIKKIKDTIDLKVEIISGESEAELAALSAFNNFEFENARLLLADIGGGSLELVSTVGHHIEQVVSLDLGAVYLTELFLKNDPVSANDIQNLRKHIRKTLRSSFIEERPVIQGLIGSGGTITAIAAMTMALRKEGYQSVHGYELLRSDVVHLHAMLTRKTMKERREIPGLNPDRADIIIAGITVIDELMEFFQANLLRVNERGIREGLILRAVRKHGLLKGQKTPRSWQSSVMEFARSCHFDEQHSLHVARLATDICKVLATVYKLGDTELRLLEAAAILHDIGYFINYSSHHKHSYHLIRHADLIGFTPRERELIAQIARYHRKALPKKKHEQYLRLSADDRLRVARLGGILRLADGLDRRRNSLVTGIECLLSPSKFVIRLTGATELSVELFGAKVKGDLFQEAFQLKLIVEAL; the protein is encoded by the coding sequence GTGAATATAAATCGCCTTGCTGCCATTGATATCGGCACCAACTCTATTCGCAGCATTGTCGTTGAAGTCAAACCGAACGGTGATTTTCGCATCCTCGATGATGAAAAGGTTGCCGTGCGCCTGGGAGAAGGGCTCAATGAACATGGCTTGATCATCCCGGCCGCCATGGATAGGGCTATTGACGCCCTGGTACGCCTGAAAAAAATCATAGATGGTTATGGAGTTCATGCCATCGAGGCGGTTGCGACCAGTGCGGTTCGCAAAGCAGCAAATGGCCACGATTTCATCAAGAAGATCAAAGACACCATCGACCTTAAAGTGGAAATCATCTCAGGCGAATCGGAAGCAGAGTTGGCAGCGCTAAGCGCCTTCAACAATTTCGAGTTTGAGAACGCGCGCCTGTTGTTGGCCGATATTGGCGGTGGCAGCCTGGAGCTTGTTTCCACGGTCGGCCATCATATCGAGCAGGTTGTGTCGCTGGATCTAGGTGCTGTCTATCTGACAGAACTGTTTCTCAAGAATGATCCGGTCTCAGCTAACGATATTCAGAACCTGAGAAAACATATCCGCAAGACATTACGGTCATCATTCATTGAAGAACGGCCGGTCATACAGGGATTGATCGGCTCAGGCGGCACCATCACCGCCATTGCCGCCATGACCATGGCACTGCGCAAAGAGGGGTACCAGTCGGTACACGGCTATGAACTCCTCCGCTCTGATGTCGTCCACCTCCATGCCATGCTTACCCGAAAAACCATGAAAGAGCGCCGTGAAATCCCGGGATTGAACCCGGACCGGGCTGACATCATTATTGCCGGGATCACGGTAATTGACGAGCTCATGGAATTTTTCCAGGCAAACCTGTTGCGGGTCAACGAGAGAGGCATCCGAGAGGGTTTGATCCTGAGGGCAGTGAGAAAGCACGGCCTGCTCAAAGGGCAGAAGACACCACGCTCCTGGCAGTCGTCCGTTATGGAGTTTGCCAGATCATGTCATTTTGACGAACAGCACTCGCTCCATGTTGCCCGTCTGGCAACCGATATCTGCAAAGTTTTGGCAACAGTCTACAAGCTGGGAGACACAGAGCTTCGCCTGCTGGAAGCTGCGGCCATACTGCATGACATCGGGTACTTCATCAACTACTCCAGTCATCACAAACACTCATATCACCTGATCCGCCATGCCGACCTTATCGGTTTTACTCCCAGAGAACGCGAACTCATCGCTCAGATTGCACGCTATCACCGTAAAGCACTCCCAAAGAAAAAACATGAGCAGTACCTTCGGCTGTCAGCAGATGACCGGCTGCGTGTTGCCAGGCTTGGCGGGATTCTGCGCTTGGCCGATGGCTTGGACCGCCGCCGGAATTCACTGGTAACCGGCATAGAATGCCTGCTCTCCCCTTCCAAATTCGTAATCCGCTTGACCGGGGCAACCGAACTCTCGGTCGAGCTATTCGGGGCAAAGGTTAAAGGTGACCTTTTTCAGGAAGCGTTCCAGCTCAAACTGATTGTTGAAGCACTCTAG
- a CDS encoding CHAD domain-containing protein, with amino-acid sequence MMLVTSDAPLWIVSRAMISSRYEELIQCWGTAKKTFSSEDIHDLRVASRRLREAISIFEPCYPAKKMSHIKTQAKHLTTILGSLRNIDEALQFFEPLILSLAEPSAASLDTWLQSLRMQRIKEHRHIEDRIKKMDPVMMQYGLRKALEQPHMFGAASYDPFMPISQYLSSKLLERETSLLQLLPGSLHEQDIHALHQLRIALKKFRYAFELTAPLNRNGYKNLYDIIKEFQEVLGKIHDLDVFLGLLQEQERFDPKCAGQLEELIASRRKKLYADFLTMHTANPIDHLGERTRNLL; translated from the coding sequence ATGATGCTGGTCACTTCCGATGCCCCGCTCTGGATAGTATCCAGGGCCATGATCAGTTCAAGGTACGAAGAGCTCATTCAGTGCTGGGGAACGGCAAAAAAAACCTTCTCATCAGAAGATATTCACGACCTTCGAGTGGCATCACGGCGCCTGAGAGAAGCAATCTCCATTTTTGAGCCCTGTTACCCAGCAAAAAAAATGTCCCATATTAAAACCCAGGCAAAGCATCTGACTACTATCTTGGGATCCTTACGCAATATTGATGAAGCATTGCAGTTTTTCGAACCCCTCATATTGTCTCTCGCCGAACCTTCTGCCGCATCTCTGGATACCTGGCTTCAGTCATTGCGCATGCAGCGCATCAAAGAGCACCGGCATATCGAGGACCGGATCAAAAAAATGGATCCGGTAATGATGCAGTACGGGCTGAGGAAAGCCCTGGAGCAGCCCCACATGTTCGGAGCTGCCTCTTATGACCCGTTCATGCCCATCAGTCAATACTTAAGCTCTAAACTCCTGGAGAGAGAAACTTCTCTGCTGCAGCTGCTCCCTGGCTCCCTCCATGAGCAAGACATTCACGCCCTGCATCAGTTGCGCATTGCGTTGAAAAAATTCCGCTACGCATTCGAACTAACTGCCCCACTAAATAGAAACGGCTACAAAAACCTCTATGATATTATAAAAGAATTCCAGGAGGTGCTGGGGAAGATCCATGATCTGGATGTATTCCTTGGCCTGTTACAGGAACAAGAACGGTTCGATCCAAAATGTGCCGGGCAACTGGAAGAACTGATTGCCTCACGCCGCAAAAAGTTGTATGCAGATTTCCTCACCATGCACACCGCAAATCCCATCGACCATTTGGGAGAACGGACCAGGAATCTATTGTGA
- the phoU gene encoding phosphate signaling complex protein PhoU: MDKQHLHRQFDNDLNEIRSKLLEMGGKVEKMISDALKALLERDSVLADQVIAYDHEINRMEMEIDEKCLEVLAMRQPAARDLRFITLALKIVTDLERIGDQCRNIGKSTKELNDEPPLKPFIDIPRMAHWAGIMVKEALDAFVEGDVDLALKVCRDDSFIDELNVQMQRELLSFMIEDPKTISRSIKINYISKCLERISDHATNIAEMVIFMVNGKDIRHTAVS, translated from the coding sequence ATGGACAAGCAGCATCTGCACCGTCAATTTGACAACGATCTCAATGAGATCCGTTCCAAACTCCTGGAAATGGGGGGCAAGGTCGAGAAAATGATCAGCGACGCTTTAAAGGCTCTGCTGGAACGTGATTCAGTCCTTGCCGATCAGGTGATAGCCTACGACCATGAGATCAATCGCATGGAGATGGAGATCGATGAGAAATGCCTGGAAGTGTTGGCTATGCGGCAACCTGCTGCACGGGATCTTCGCTTTATTACGCTGGCCCTGAAGATCGTAACCGATTTGGAGCGGATTGGTGATCAGTGTCGTAATATCGGCAAAAGCACCAAGGAATTGAATGATGAGCCGCCGCTGAAACCGTTCATCGATATCCCCCGGATGGCTCACTGGGCCGGCATAATGGTCAAAGAGGCGCTTGATGCCTTTGTCGAAGGGGATGTGGACCTGGCGCTCAAGGTTTGCAGGGATGATTCCTTTATTGATGAGCTGAATGTGCAGATGCAGCGGGAATTGCTGTCGTTCATGATCGAGGATCCCAAGACCATATCCCGGTCAATCAAAATAAACTATATCTCCAAGTGCCTGGAGCGGATTTCCGACCATGCGACCAATATTGCCGAAATGGTCATTTTTATGGTGAATGGTAAGGATATTCGCCATACTGCAGTTAGTTGA
- the pstA gene encoding phosphate ABC transporter permease PstA has translation MMNSFWKKGEPQVFVTAAALSVTLLLTVILVVVVMVNGLGFFWPSNVAKGELKDGTAILGEITAKEKGQVARLQFKVGNRDIYGQDFRWVDRSEIRTLTYPADSVVLERKEHGNFVGFLSKLSIEGLKLPDSKDLWLRFVSAHEQVVALAEQNRAIEQEMADLNYKAEQLRLKIAKLSFRDKAAHDAEVKALTAKRQEILNSFSTLSEKLIAQVAEQQRFTATFTEVGGNEKEISLANIVRSYRPNTMPVWSKAAYYLGKVWELLFDEPRESNTEGGLFPAIFGTVLMVLLMSFFSLPFGVIAAVYLREYAKDGMLVRLVRIAVNNLAGVPSIVYGVFGLGFFVYGLGAGIDNLFYAERLPTPTFGTGGILWASLTLALLTVPVVIVASEESLAAIPKGIREGSLALGATKFQTLSRILLPMATPGIMTGMILSMARAAGEVAPLMLVGVVKLAPTLPIDGRFPFFHVDRKFMHLGFHIYDVGFQSPNVEAAKPMVFVTTLLLLAIVIVASSAAIYLRSQMKKRYTTRTF, from the coding sequence ATGATGAACAGTTTCTGGAAAAAAGGTGAACCTCAGGTATTTGTTACCGCAGCAGCTCTCTCTGTGACGCTGCTCTTAACGGTAATTCTGGTCGTCGTGGTCATGGTAAACGGGCTGGGGTTCTTCTGGCCGTCTAATGTGGCAAAGGGCGAACTGAAAGACGGTACCGCCATTCTCGGCGAGATCACGGCCAAGGAAAAAGGTCAGGTTGCCAGGCTGCAGTTCAAGGTCGGCAATCGCGATATCTATGGCCAGGATTTCCGCTGGGTTGATCGCAGCGAGATTCGCACTCTTACCTATCCGGCAGATTCGGTTGTTCTTGAGCGCAAAGAGCACGGCAATTTTGTTGGATTTCTCAGCAAACTTTCAATAGAAGGTTTGAAGTTGCCGGATAGCAAGGACTTGTGGTTGCGATTTGTCTCAGCGCATGAACAAGTGGTGGCGCTTGCGGAACAGAACCGGGCAATCGAGCAGGAGATGGCGGATCTTAACTATAAAGCAGAGCAGTTACGGCTGAAGATTGCCAAACTGTCCTTCCGGGACAAGGCCGCACATGATGCTGAAGTCAAAGCGCTCACTGCTAAAAGACAGGAGATCCTGAATTCCTTCAGCACGCTTTCTGAAAAACTTATTGCCCAGGTTGCCGAACAGCAACGGTTCACGGCGACCTTTACCGAAGTTGGCGGCAATGAAAAGGAAATTTCTCTAGCCAACATTGTCAGGAGTTATCGTCCCAATACCATGCCGGTCTGGTCAAAGGCGGCCTATTATCTCGGCAAGGTTTGGGAACTGCTCTTTGATGAGCCACGGGAGTCGAATACCGAAGGTGGGCTCTTTCCGGCAATCTTCGGTACGGTGCTGATGGTGCTGCTGATGAGTTTCTTTTCGCTGCCGTTCGGGGTCATTGCTGCCGTTTATCTCAGGGAATATGCCAAAGACGGCATGCTGGTTCGGCTGGTGCGCATCGCCGTCAACAACCTCGCCGGTGTGCCCTCGATCGTCTATGGGGTATTTGGCCTCGGTTTCTTCGTGTATGGGCTTGGGGCAGGGATTGACAACCTGTTCTATGCCGAACGGTTGCCAACCCCGACATTCGGCACCGGCGGCATACTCTGGGCCAGCCTGACGCTTGCCCTGCTTACGGTGCCGGTAGTGATTGTTGCTTCAGAGGAGTCTCTTGCCGCCATCCCCAAGGGGATTCGCGAAGGATCACTTGCCTTGGGGGCCACCAAGTTTCAAACCTTATCACGCATACTCTTGCCGATGGCGACTCCTGGGATAATGACCGGTATGATCCTGTCAATGGCCCGTGCTGCCGGTGAAGTGGCGCCATTGATGCTGGTGGGGGTCGTCAAATTGGCGCCAACGTTGCCGATTGACGGCAGATTCCCTTTTTTTCACGTCGACCGCAAGTTCATGCACCTGGGGTTCCACATCTATGATGTAGGCTTCCAGTCGCCGAACGTGGAGGCTGCCAAACCGATGGTCTTTGTGACCACTCTGTTGCTGCTTGCCATTGTTATCGTTGCCTCCAGTGCTGCCATCTACCTTCGGTCGCAGATGAAGAAACGGTACACTACGCGCACTTTTTAA
- the pstB gene encoding phosphate ABC transporter ATP-binding protein PstB, whose product MEETTTQFASDLVLKINNLDLYYGDSQALNGINLNIPRRQVTAFIGPSGCGKSTLLRCLNRMNDLIDTVRVEGSIKLDDDEINSPDMDVISLRRRVGMVFQQSNPFPKSIYENVIFGLRIAGVKDKALLDETVEKSLRGAAIWDEVKDRLHESALGLSGGQAQRVCIARAIAVNPEVILMDEPCSALDPIATTKIEELINELKERFTVVIVTHNMQQAARVSDHTAFLYMGELVEFNTTRRIFTNPDNSQTEDYITGRFG is encoded by the coding sequence ATGGAAGAGACAACCACGCAGTTCGCTTCAGATCTTGTTCTGAAGATCAACAACCTGGATCTTTATTATGGCGATTCGCAGGCACTGAATGGGATCAATCTCAATATCCCACGCAGGCAGGTTACCGCCTTCATCGGCCCGTCCGGTTGCGGTAAATCTACCTTGTTACGCTGTCTTAACCGGATGAATGACCTGATTGATACGGTGCGGGTTGAGGGGAGCATCAAGCTTGATGACGATGAAATCAACTCTCCGGATATGGATGTCATAAGCCTGCGCCGCCGTGTCGGCATGGTGTTCCAGCAGTCCAACCCCTTTCCCAAGTCAATCTATGAGAATGTCATTTTCGGCTTGCGCATTGCCGGGGTCAAAGACAAGGCGCTGCTCGATGAAACTGTTGAAAAGAGCCTGCGCGGTGCTGCCATCTGGGATGAGGTCAAAGATCGTCTGCATGAATCTGCCTTGGGGCTTTCGGGTGGCCAGGCCCAGCGAGTATGCATAGCCAGGGCAATTGCCGTTAATCCGGAAGTCATTCTGATGGATGAACCTTGTTCCGCTCTCGATCCGATCGCCACCACCAAGATCGAAGAACTCATCAACGAGCTCAAGGAGCGCTTCACCGTGGTTATTGTCACCCACAACATGCAACAGGCTGCCCGGGTCTCGGATCATACCGCATTTCTCTACATGGGCGAACTGGTCGAGTTTAATACGACCCGGAGAATATTCACCAACCCGGACAACAGCCAGACAGAGGACTATATTACCGGTCGTTTCGGGTAA